In one window of Streptomyces sp. NBC_01224 DNA:
- a CDS encoding thiamine pyrophosphate-binding protein — protein MSHDHHDERPQLTPEQIAAALNPPAGRNGGDLVVETLQGLGATTVFGLPGQHALGMFDALRRSALTYIGLRVENNAGFAADAYGRITGEVAPLLLSTGPGALTSLAALQEAAAASAPVLAISSQIPTAGLGGGRHGYLHELRDQKASFRDIVKSVHTVRTASQIPSAIAAAWESALTVPHGPVWIEIPQDVLLAETTLPVVTAMDATPRELHARPELTAVAADLLSKAERPAIIAGGGVVRSDASGKLLALAEKLDAPVVTTFGGKGAFPWEHPLSLQSWLEDRHTTDFLESADVLLVIGSGLGELSSNYHTFAPRGRVIQIEADAGKLESNHPALGIHADAREALADLLEAVDRREDPSAADRVRTVLEAVRDRIAGQELTLEQQLIASVRQALPDTSPSFWDMTILAYWAWSAFDARHPNTMHSAQGAGGLGYGFPAALGAAAADRTKPVLAVSGDGGAMYSIAELATARQYDLPVTWLIVDDGGYGILREYMTGAFGEATATELSRPDFVALAESFGVPAVRTTPEALADDLAKSFAEPGPSVVVLPALLRMFEPTHL, from the coding sequence GTGAGCCACGACCACCACGACGAGCGCCCGCAGCTCACCCCCGAGCAGATCGCGGCCGCCCTGAACCCCCCTGCCGGACGCAACGGCGGCGACCTCGTCGTCGAGACCCTCCAGGGCCTCGGCGCGACCACCGTCTTCGGCCTGCCCGGCCAGCACGCGCTGGGCATGTTCGACGCGCTGCGCCGCTCGGCCCTGACGTACATCGGCCTGCGCGTCGAGAACAACGCGGGCTTCGCCGCCGACGCGTACGGCCGGATCACCGGGGAAGTGGCGCCTCTACTGCTCTCCACCGGGCCGGGTGCCCTCACCTCCCTCGCCGCGCTCCAGGAGGCGGCGGCGGCCTCCGCTCCGGTGCTGGCCATCTCCAGCCAGATCCCGACCGCGGGTCTGGGTGGCGGACGCCATGGCTACCTGCACGAACTGAGGGACCAGAAGGCGTCGTTCCGCGACATCGTGAAGTCGGTCCACACCGTCCGCACGGCCTCCCAGATCCCGTCGGCGATCGCCGCCGCCTGGGAGTCCGCGCTGACCGTCCCGCACGGCCCGGTCTGGATCGAGATCCCGCAGGACGTACTCCTCGCCGAGACCACCCTGCCCGTCGTCACGGCGATGGACGCCACCCCGCGCGAACTGCACGCCCGTCCCGAACTGACCGCCGTGGCAGCCGACCTGCTGTCGAAGGCCGAGCGCCCGGCGATCATCGCGGGCGGCGGAGTCGTACGGTCCGACGCGTCCGGCAAGCTGCTCGCGCTCGCGGAGAAGCTCGACGCCCCGGTCGTCACCACCTTCGGCGGCAAGGGCGCCTTCCCGTGGGAGCACCCGCTCTCGCTCCAGTCCTGGCTGGAGGACCGCCACACGACGGACTTCCTGGAGTCCGCCGACGTGCTGCTGGTCATCGGCTCCGGACTCGGTGAACTCTCCTCGAACTACCACACGTTCGCCCCGCGCGGTCGCGTCATCCAGATCGAGGCCGACGCCGGCAAGCTGGAGTCCAACCATCCCGCACTCGGCATCCACGCCGACGCCCGCGAGGCCCTGGCCGACCTCCTCGAAGCGGTCGACCGCCGCGAGGACCCGTCGGCCGCGGACCGCGTCCGTACGGTGCTCGAAGCGGTACGGGACAGGATCGCCGGCCAGGAACTCACCCTGGAGCAGCAGCTCATCGCCTCGGTCCGCCAGGCGCTGCCCGACACGTCCCCGAGCTTCTGGGACATGACGATCCTCGCCTACTGGGCGTGGTCCGCCTTCGACGCCCGCCACCCGAACACGATGCACTCGGCCCAGGGCGCGGGCGGTCTGGGCTACGGCTTCCCGGCCGCGCTCGGCGCGGCGGCGGCCGACCGTACGAAGCCGGTCCTGGCTGTCTCCGGCGACGGCGGTGCGATGTACTCGATCGCGGAACTGGCCACGGCCCGCCAGTACGACCTCCCGGTCACCTGGCTGATCGTCGACGACGGCGGCTACGGCATCCTGCGCGAATACATGACGGGCGCCTTCGGCGAGGCCACGGCAACGGAACTCTCCCGCCCCGACTTCGTCGCCCTCGCCGAGTCCTTCGGCGTCCCGGCGGTCCGTACGACCCCCGAGGCGCTCGCCGACGACCTGGCGAAGTCCTTCGCGGAGCCGGGCCCTTCGGTGGTCGTGCTCCCGGCCCTGCTGAGGATGTTCGAGCCGACGCATCTGTGA
- a CDS encoding PucR family transcriptional regulator, with protein sequence MDGPSMPEALAGLTPPAPPSPSAPPTPPIPLTELLAREELGLHRIAGPAEADLLWVHTSEMADPYPYLLGGELLLSAGVLLKDPDAYVARLVEAGAAALGFGVTPVFDTVPQALIEACDRHGLPLVEVPPETPFTAIARAVWRLMAEARHRELRRVTRAQQALATAAARPDPIPAVLHQLASQLEGRAVLLSADGEELHAAGRRPAPDIGAALARLIRVVSAVTRPAPSSATDTLREAHLSAYALGGGQGLVLALATERREAGDHTIAGVAVVLLSLLAAPHQGADAAGRSAALVRMLLGTDPQDVAPLLGGAEQWTVVHARRSGDGPVDPLTAGALGAALGSALVDAGRGGDAVRVLIPGGDRITPQPGWTLGASSPAPITALDLADGQASRALGRAVATRTPLAHHDTGAGGGLAALIPPDQAEAHARALLAPLTEPLTETLRCWLSLHGSWDRTATALQVHRNTVRQRIARCATLLDANLDDMDVRTELWFALRQR encoded by the coding sequence ATGGATGGACCGTCCATGCCTGAAGCCCTGGCCGGGCTCACCCCGCCCGCTCCCCCCTCTCCTTCCGCTCCTCCCACTCCCCCGATCCCTCTCACCGAGCTGCTCGCCCGTGAGGAGCTGGGGCTGCACCGGATCGCGGGTCCGGCCGAGGCGGACCTGCTGTGGGTGCACACCTCGGAGATGGCCGACCCGTACCCGTATCTGCTCGGCGGTGAGCTGCTGCTGAGCGCCGGGGTGCTGCTCAAGGACCCGGACGCCTATGTGGCCCGGCTGGTGGAGGCGGGGGCGGCGGCGCTCGGTTTCGGGGTGACGCCGGTGTTCGACACGGTGCCGCAGGCACTGATCGAGGCGTGCGACCGGCATGGCCTGCCGCTGGTGGAGGTGCCGCCCGAGACCCCGTTCACGGCGATCGCCCGGGCGGTGTGGCGGCTGATGGCCGAGGCCCGGCACCGCGAGCTGCGCCGGGTGACCCGCGCCCAGCAGGCCCTGGCCACGGCGGCGGCCCGGCCCGACCCGATCCCCGCGGTGCTGCACCAGCTGGCGTCCCAGCTGGAGGGCCGGGCGGTGCTGCTCTCCGCGGACGGCGAGGAGCTGCACGCGGCGGGCCGCCGCCCGGCCCCCGACATCGGGGCGGCTCTGGCCCGGCTCATCCGGGTGGTCTCCGCCGTGACGCGCCCCGCCCCGTCGTCCGCCACCGACACGTTGCGGGAAGCGCACCTGTCCGCGTACGCACTGGGCGGCGGCCAGGGCCTCGTCCTGGCGCTGGCGACGGAGCGGCGCGAGGCGGGCGACCACACGATCGCCGGGGTAGCGGTCGTCCTGCTCTCCCTGCTGGCCGCCCCGCACCAGGGCGCCGACGCGGCGGGCCGGTCGGCCGCGCTCGTACGGATGCTGCTGGGTACGGACCCGCAGGATGTCGCCCCACTGCTCGGTGGCGCCGAGCAGTGGACGGTGGTGCACGCGCGCCGCAGCGGCGACGGCCCGGTCGACCCGCTGACCGCCGGCGCACTGGGCGCCGCTCTGGGCTCGGCCCTGGTCGACGCGGGCCGGGGCGGCGACGCCGTCAGGGTGCTGATCCCCGGCGGCGACCGGATCACCCCGCAGCCCGGGTGGACGCTCGGCGCCTCCTCCCCCGCGCCCATCACGGCCCTCGACCTCGCCGACGGCCAGGCATCCCGCGCCCTGGGCCGAGCCGTGGCCACCCGTACCCCGCTGGCCCACCACGACACCGGCGCCGGAGGCGGCCTGGCCGCCCTGATCCCTCCCGACCAGGCCGAGGCCCATGCCCGCGCCCTCCTGGCCCCGCTCACCGAGCCCCTGACCGAGACCCTGCGCTGCTGGCTGAGCCTCCACGGCAGCTGGGACCGCACGGCGACGGCCCTCCAGGTCCACCGCAACACGGTCCGCCAACGCATCGCCCGCTGCGCGACGCTGCTGGACGCGAACCTGGACGACATGGACGTACGGACGGAACTGTGGTTCGCGCTGCGGCAGCGGTGA
- a CDS encoding sodium:solute symporter, with product MAVDYAVIIVYLAGMLAMGWWGMRRAKSKSEFLVAGRRLGPWMYSGTMAAIVLGGASTIGGVGLGYQYGLSGAWMVFTIGLGLLALSVFFSARIARLKVYTVSEMLDLRYGGRAGLISGVVMWAYTLMLAVTSTIAYATIFDVLFDMNRTVAIILGGAIVVAYSTLGGMWSITLTDMVQFVVKTIGVLLLLLPIAVIKAGGFSEMKAKLPTEYFDPLGIGGETIFTYVLIYTFGMLIGQDIWQRVFTAKSDRTARWGGTVAGTYCLVYAIAGAVIGTAAKVMYPNLPSADAAFATIVKDELPVGVRGLVLAAALAAVMSTSSGALIACATVANNDIWSRLRGVVSRGGGEEHDEVKGNRVFILIMGVAVIAIAIALNNVVEALTVAYNLLVGGLLVPILGGLLWRRGTAAGALASVAVGGLAVIGLMASYGILANEPVYYGLLSSLVVYVIVSLATKPTDAAVLAAWRHRLAGRGAENTETAPEPVTT from the coding sequence ATGGCTGTCGACTACGCGGTGATCATCGTCTATCTGGCCGGCATGCTCGCCATGGGCTGGTGGGGCATGCGCCGCGCCAAGTCCAAGAGCGAATTCCTGGTGGCGGGTCGCCGCCTCGGCCCCTGGATGTACTCCGGCACGATGGCCGCCATCGTCCTCGGCGGCGCCTCCACCATCGGTGGCGTCGGCCTCGGCTACCAGTACGGACTCTCCGGCGCCTGGATGGTCTTCACCATCGGCCTCGGACTGCTCGCCCTGTCCGTCTTCTTCTCGGCGCGCATCGCCCGGCTGAAGGTCTACACCGTCTCCGAGATGCTCGACCTGCGCTACGGCGGCCGCGCCGGGCTCATCTCCGGTGTCGTCATGTGGGCGTACACGCTGATGCTCGCGGTCACCTCGACCATCGCCTACGCCACCATCTTCGACGTCCTGTTCGACATGAACCGGACCGTCGCGATCATCCTCGGCGGCGCCATCGTCGTCGCGTACTCGACGCTCGGCGGCATGTGGTCGATCACGCTCACCGACATGGTGCAGTTCGTCGTCAAGACCATCGGTGTGCTGCTGCTCCTGCTCCCCATCGCGGTGATCAAGGCGGGTGGCTTCAGCGAGATGAAGGCCAAGCTGCCCACCGAGTACTTCGACCCGCTGGGCATCGGCGGCGAGACGATCTTCACGTACGTGCTGATCTACACCTTCGGCATGCTGATCGGCCAGGACATCTGGCAGCGGGTGTTCACCGCGAAGAGCGACCGGACGGCGCGCTGGGGCGGCACGGTCGCCGGTACGTACTGTCTGGTGTACGCGATCGCCGGCGCCGTCATCGGCACCGCCGCCAAGGTCATGTACCCGAATCTGCCCAGCGCGGACGCCGCGTTCGCCACCATCGTCAAGGACGAACTGCCCGTCGGTGTACGAGGGCTGGTCCTGGCCGCCGCACTGGCCGCGGTGATGTCCACGTCCTCCGGCGCGCTGATCGCCTGCGCCACCGTCGCCAACAACGACATCTGGTCCCGGCTGCGGGGCGTGGTGTCGCGGGGAGGCGGCGAGGAGCACGACGAGGTGAAGGGCAACCGGGTCTTCATCCTCATCATGGGTGTCGCCGTCATCGCCATCGCCATCGCGCTCAACAACGTGGTCGAGGCCCTGACCGTCGCGTACAACCTGCTCGTCGGCGGGCTTCTCGTCCCGATCCTGGGCGGTCTGCTCTGGCGCAGGGGCACGGCGGCCGGTGCGCTGGCCTCGGTGGCCGTCGGCGGCCTCGCGGTGATCGGCCTGATGGCGTCGTACGGAATCCTCGCCAACGAACCGGTCTACTACGGCCTGCTGTCCTCGCTCGTGGTGTACGTGATCGTCTCGCTGGCCACGAAGCCGACCGACGCGGCTGTGCTGGCCGCCTGGCGCCACCGGCTGGCGGGGCGGGGTGCTGAGAACACGGAGACCGCCCCGGAGCCGGTCACCACGTAA
- a CDS encoding type II toxin-antitoxin system RelE/ParE family toxin produces MGDLFIIEIEPEVRLWLTNLSAADYERAEHAVGRLARSATTLSEPHSRHLGDGVRELRFDLGRSREAVRISYWLAPDRRVVLLTVFRKTRQRENAEVVRARRAKAVCEAEHKPAHDVFSRDV; encoded by the coding sequence ATGGGCGACCTTTTCATCATCGAGATCGAGCCGGAGGTCCGACTGTGGCTGACGAATCTGTCCGCGGCCGACTATGAACGAGCGGAGCACGCCGTCGGCCGGCTGGCGCGGAGCGCGACCACGCTGAGCGAGCCGCACTCACGGCACCTGGGTGACGGCGTGCGGGAGCTGAGGTTCGATCTCGGGCGTAGCCGCGAAGCCGTGCGGATCTCGTACTGGCTCGCGCCTGATCGCCGCGTCGTGCTGCTGACCGTCTTCCGCAAGACGCGGCAGCGCGAGAATGCCGAGGTCGTTCGTGCCAGACGGGCCAAGGCCGTCTGCGAAGCGGAGCACAAACCGGCACATGACGTGTTCAGCCGCGACGTCTAG
- a CDS encoding helix-turn-helix domain-containing protein, producing MVSHAEWKLARDRKVAESISEGDDSAERAERVRRRQELDLAWDLGQAVYDRRTELGIAQTELARRARMTQPQVSKLELGGTMPTVPLLARLARAMDSTFSMELDGDTMRVAFTAHAGSGAEADAGAQAVGG from the coding sequence GTGGTCAGTCACGCAGAGTGGAAGCTCGCCCGGGACCGGAAGGTCGCAGAGAGCATCTCGGAGGGGGACGACAGCGCCGAGCGCGCCGAGCGCGTGAGACGGCGCCAGGAGCTCGATCTGGCCTGGGATCTCGGTCAGGCAGTCTATGACCGCCGCACCGAACTCGGCATCGCGCAGACCGAACTGGCACGGCGCGCCAGGATGACGCAGCCGCAGGTCTCCAAGCTGGAGCTCGGCGGCACGATGCCCACGGTGCCGCTGCTGGCCCGCCTGGCGCGGGCCATGGACTCCACGTTCAGCATGGAACTCGACGGCGACACGATGCGGGTGGCGTTCACCGCCCATGCGGGTTCCGGGGCGGAGGCAGATGCCGGTGCCCAGGCGGTCGGCGGCTGA
- a CDS encoding acyl-CoA dehydrogenase family protein, whose protein sequence is MRRTVFNEDHEAFRETIRAFIEAEVAPVYDEWFAAGQVPRDFYYKLAELGIFGIEVPEEFGGAGVESFKFEAIISEECARAAVNFGGSGVHVLLCLPYIKAYATEEQKKRWLPDFVTGKAMYAIAMTEPGTGSDLAGMKTTAKLSEDGTHYILNGAKTFITGGVHADRVIVCARTAAPKEDDRRFGISLLVVDTKAEGYSVGRKLDKLGLRTSDTAELAFVDVKVPVEDLLGEENKGFSYLGQNLPQERLGIAVGAYAQAKAAVRFAQQYVSDRTVFGKTVASFQNTKFELAACQAEVDAAEAVCDRAIEAHDAGELTAAEAASAKLFCTEVAHRVIDRCLQLHGGYGYMNEYPIARLYADNRVNRIYGGTSEVMKSIIAKSMGL, encoded by the coding sequence GTGCGCCGTACGGTATTCAACGAGGACCACGAGGCGTTCCGGGAGACCATCCGCGCCTTCATCGAGGCCGAGGTCGCCCCCGTCTACGACGAGTGGTTCGCGGCCGGCCAGGTGCCCCGCGACTTCTACTACAAGCTCGCCGAGCTGGGCATATTCGGCATCGAGGTGCCGGAGGAGTTCGGCGGCGCCGGGGTCGAGTCCTTCAAGTTCGAGGCGATCATCTCCGAGGAGTGCGCCCGCGCGGCCGTCAACTTCGGTGGCTCCGGTGTGCACGTCCTGCTCTGCCTGCCGTACATCAAGGCGTACGCCACCGAGGAGCAGAAGAAGCGCTGGCTGCCGGACTTCGTCACCGGCAAGGCGATGTACGCCATCGCCATGACCGAGCCGGGCACCGGTTCCGACCTGGCCGGTATGAAGACCACGGCCAAGCTCTCCGAGGACGGCACGCACTACATCCTCAACGGCGCCAAGACGTTCATCACCGGTGGCGTCCACGCCGACCGGGTCATCGTCTGCGCCCGTACCGCCGCCCCGAAGGAGGACGACCGCCGCTTCGGCATCTCCCTCCTCGTCGTCGACACCAAGGCCGAGGGCTACTCGGTCGGCCGCAAGCTCGACAAGCTGGGCCTGCGCACCTCCGACACCGCCGAGCTGGCGTTCGTCGACGTCAAGGTGCCGGTCGAGGACCTCCTCGGCGAGGAGAACAAGGGCTTCTCCTACCTCGGTCAGAACCTGCCGCAGGAGCGCCTCGGCATCGCCGTCGGCGCGTACGCCCAGGCCAAGGCCGCCGTCCGGTTCGCCCAGCAGTACGTGTCGGACCGCACCGTCTTCGGCAAGACCGTCGCGTCGTTCCAGAACACCAAGTTCGAGCTGGCCGCCTGCCAGGCCGAGGTGGACGCCGCCGAGGCCGTCTGTGACCGCGCCATCGAGGCCCACGACGCCGGTGAGCTGACCGCCGCCGAGGCCGCCTCCGCGAAGCTCTTCTGCACCGAGGTCGCGCACCGCGTCATCGACCGCTGCCTCCAGCTGCACGGCGGCTACGGCTACATGAACGAGTACCCGATCGCCCGCCTGTACGCGGACAACCGGGTCAACCGCATCTACGGCGGCACCAGCGAGGTCATGAAGTCGATCATCGCCAAGTCCATGGGCCTGTAA
- a CDS encoding peptidase inhibitor family I36 protein, with product MNRITALAVTSIAMALGLGAGPAAAGAAENTAAKSTSANAAVESARASYNCSPGYFCIYSDWNGGGTRCQWSDKKRANTADDCSFIQRGQNVRSVWNATGHRVQYYTQTNYNARVGSTPAGSGGNLQGSYQIRSFKPQ from the coding sequence ATGAACCGCATCACCGCGCTCGCCGTCACCTCGATCGCCATGGCCCTGGGGCTCGGCGCCGGGCCGGCCGCCGCCGGGGCCGCCGAGAACACCGCCGCGAAGAGCACCAGCGCGAACGCCGCCGTCGAGAGCGCCAGGGCTTCCTACAACTGCAGTCCCGGCTACTTCTGTATCTACAGCGACTGGAACGGAGGTGGCACCCGCTGTCAGTGGTCGGACAAGAAGCGGGCGAATACCGCCGACGACTGCTCCTTCATCCAGCGGGGCCAGAACGTGCGCTCCGTGTGGAACGCGACCGGGCACCGCGTTCAGTACTACACGCAGACCAACTACAACGCCCGGGTCGGATCCACCCCTGCCGGAAGCGGCGGCAACCTCCAGGGGAGCTACCAGATCCGCTCCTTCAAGCCCCAGTAG
- the speB gene encoding agmatinase codes for MSSNESPRGPIDSSRVPRYAGPATFARLPRLDEVPAADVAVVGVPFDTGVSYRPGARFGGNAIREASRLLRPYNPAQDASPFALAQVADAGDIAANPFNINEAVETIEVAADDLLSTGARLMTLGGDHTIALPLLRSVAKKHGPVALLHFDAHLDTWDTYFGAEYTHGTPFRRAVEEGILDTSALSHVGTRGPLYGKQDLDDDAKMGFGIVTSADVMRRGVDEVADQLRQRIGDRPLYISIDIDVLDPAHAPGTGTPEAGGLTSRELLEIVRGLSSCNLVSADLVEVAPAYDHAEITSVAASHTAYELTTIMARQIAEARTK; via the coding sequence ATGAGCAGCAACGAATCGCCGCGCGGTCCGATCGACTCCTCCCGCGTCCCGCGGTACGCCGGACCCGCGACGTTCGCCCGGCTGCCCCGCCTCGACGAGGTCCCCGCCGCAGATGTCGCCGTCGTCGGCGTGCCCTTCGACACGGGGGTCTCCTACCGCCCCGGTGCCCGCTTCGGCGGCAACGCGATCCGTGAGGCCTCGCGCCTGCTGCGCCCGTACAACCCGGCGCAGGACGCCTCGCCGTTCGCCCTCGCACAGGTCGCCGACGCCGGTGACATCGCCGCGAACCCGTTCAACATCAACGAGGCCGTCGAGACGATCGAGGTCGCCGCCGACGACCTCCTCTCCACCGGCGCCCGCCTGATGACGCTCGGCGGCGACCACACCATCGCGCTGCCGCTGCTGCGTTCCGTCGCGAAGAAGCACGGCCCGGTCGCCCTGCTGCACTTCGACGCACACCTCGACACCTGGGACACCTACTTCGGCGCCGAGTACACCCACGGAACCCCGTTCCGCCGGGCCGTCGAGGAGGGCATCCTCGACACCTCCGCCCTCTCCCACGTCGGCACCCGCGGCCCGCTCTACGGCAAGCAGGACCTGGACGACGACGCGAAGATGGGCTTCGGCATCGTCACCTCCGCCGACGTCATGCGCCGCGGTGTCGACGAAGTCGCCGACCAGCTGCGCCAGCGCATCGGCGACCGGCCGCTCTACATCTCCATCGACATCGACGTCCTGGACCCGGCCCACGCCCCCGGCACCGGCACCCCCGAGGCCGGCGGTCTGACCTCCCGCGAGCTCCTGGAGATCGTCCGCGGGCTGTCCTCCTGCAACCTGGTCTCCGCCGACCTGGTCGAGGTCGCTCCCGCGTACGACCACGCCGAGATCACCTCCGTCGCCGCCTCCCACACGGCGTACGAACTGACGACGATCATGGCCCGCCAGATCGCAGAGGCCCGTACGAAGTGA
- a CDS encoding serine hydrolase: MKEQPRIFRRARGALSVALAAGVLAPVALGVSPAVAATPTVSCTSGKAGLAAKLSKDITAALKGRKSTTAVALYDRTTKTTCSLRATTKYDSASVVKATVLATLLWDNKKHNRYLTQREINLTTSMITKSDNNATTSLWKQLGVTKVKAFLKAAGMTHTVPGSGGYWGLTQITAQDEQRLLTLLTTKNSVLSDSSRAYELGLMRKVVSSQRWGTPAGAPSGVTVQVKNGWLPRATHGWRVHSIGAFTGKGHDYAITVLTQDNKTMNDGINTIQAVARAVHKDLNPAAGALTTVAPPAAPQEAVPAVPEAPAVRMLTATPQS, encoded by the coding sequence ATGAAGGAACAGCCTCGTATATTCCGCCGTGCGCGGGGCGCGCTGTCCGTCGCGCTCGCCGCAGGCGTGCTCGCACCCGTGGCGCTCGGCGTCTCGCCCGCCGTCGCCGCGACGCCGACGGTGAGCTGCACATCCGGTAAGGCAGGGCTGGCCGCCAAGCTGTCCAAGGACATCACCGCCGCACTCAAGGGGCGGAAGTCGACGACGGCCGTGGCGCTCTACGACCGGACCACCAAGACGACGTGCTCCTTGCGAGCGACGACGAAGTACGACTCCGCCAGCGTCGTGAAGGCGACCGTGCTGGCGACGCTGCTCTGGGACAACAAGAAGCACAACCGCTATCTCACCCAACGCGAGATCAACCTCACCACCTCCATGATCACCAAGTCCGACAACAACGCGACCACCAGCCTGTGGAAGCAGCTCGGGGTGACCAAGGTCAAGGCGTTCCTGAAGGCCGCCGGGATGACGCACACCGTGCCCGGCTCCGGTGGCTACTGGGGGCTGACCCAGATCACCGCCCAGGACGAGCAACGACTGCTGACCCTGCTGACCACCAAGAACTCCGTGCTGAGCGACAGCTCGCGGGCGTACGAACTGGGCCTGATGCGCAAGGTCGTCTCCTCCCAGCGCTGGGGCACGCCCGCCGGTGCGCCGTCCGGCGTGACCGTCCAGGTCAAGAACGGCTGGCTGCCGCGTGCCACCCACGGCTGGCGGGTGCACAGCATCGGCGCCTTCACGGGCAAGGGGCACGACTACGCGATCACCGTGCTCACCCAGGACAACAAGACGATGAACGACGGCATCAACACCATTCAGGCCGTCGCCCGCGCCGTGCACAAGGACCTCAACCCGGCCGCCGGCGCGTTGACGACGGTCGCCCCGCCCGCCGCCCCGCAGGAAGCGGTGCCCGCGGTACCGGAGGCACCGGCGGTACGGATGCTCACCGCGACGCCGCAGTCGTAG